From Armatimonadota bacterium:
AGCTCCCAGCCGCGCCACCTTTCAAAAGTTCGTGTGCTTGCTCGAGGTCCAGACCCGCTTTTTGAGCGAACGCTAAGCTCTCGCAAAGTGCCACGAGCGCACCACCGACCGCGATCTGATTCGCCATCTTCATCATCTGCCCCATGCCAGGGCCGCCGACCCGCTCCACTCGTTTGGCATATGCGTCCAATATTGGCTTTGCGCGGGCGACTTCGGCCTCATTGCCGCCACAAAAGATGGTGAGCGTTCCATTGTTCGCCCCCATCGAACCGCCCGTGATTGGTGCATCGACGAACCCAAATCCAGCCTTGGCGAGCTCATCGTGAATCTCCGTGGCGACTCTCGGATGAATTGTCGAATGGTCGATGAACAGCGCACCCGGTTTGGCGACAGGCATCATCTTCGCAACCAAATCCTGGACGTCTTCGCTTCGATTCACGCACAGGATGATCACGTCGCAAATCTGTGCGAGCGCCAAAGGAGTCTCAACCGCCTCTGCGCCCTCCGCGACCAGCGGCGCCGTCTTCGCCTTGGTGCGATTCCAAACCACGAGGTCATGCCCCGCCGCTCGCAGATGCTTGGCCATTGGCGCCCCCATCGTGCCCAGTCCGATGAATCCAATCTTCATAGTGCCTTGCCGGATTATGCCCGTTATTTCTACCTTAGCGAAGCATCGACTTGGCGCGCTTGAACCGCGCGACCATCCGCTCCGGCCCGAGCACGCTCATCAAGTCAAACAGTCCTGGTCCAGCCGTCTTGCCGGTGAGAGCAACTCGGGTTGGATGGACCACCGGACCAATCTTTTCGAGCCCAATCTTTGCGGCATAGTCTTTGACCAACTTTTCGCAATCATCGTGCGAAATCGAGTCCATGCCAGTCAGTGATTCAATGAAGGCATCGAACATCGGCCCGACATGCTCCTGGCCGATGAACCATTTTTCTGTCGCTTTCGGATCGAATTCGACTTCATCGACAAAGAAGAACTGGCAAGCCTCACCGAACTGAGCGAGGGTTTGAACGCGCTCTTGTTCGAGTGGAAGCACCTTCTCGACATAAGCCCTGTTCTCTGAGATCGCGCTCTTCAACAGTTCCAGCTTTTGCCAAGTGCCTGATTCGACGTTTGCTTCGCGCGACCAGTACTCCTTGGTTTCTGGATTCGACAGGAATGATTCGATCTCCGCGAGCAGTTCTTCGACGCCAAGCGCGCGAATGTAATGACCATTCATCCAAGTGAGCTTGTCCATGTCAAACACGCCCGGCGAAGGCTGCAACCCATCCAGGGTGAAAGCTTCTTCCAACTCTTTGCCGGACATCAATTCACGGTCACCGCCTGGCGCCCAGCCGATCAGTACTACAAAATTGCAAAGTGCCTGCGGCAAAAACCCTGCGCTTCGAAAATCTAGAACGCGAGTGTCACCATGTCGCTTGCTCAGCTTCGAGCCATCCTTGCCCTTGATCACCGGGCAGTGGCAAAACACCGGGCGATCCCAACCAAATGCGTCGAACAAAGCAGCATGCTTTGGCGCGGAACTGATCCATTCTTCGCCACGCATGATGTGGGTGATGCCCATCAAATGGTCGTCAACCATCGCCGCGAAGTGATAAGTTGGCATGCCATCTCCCTTGATCAACACTGGATCGTCAACCGTGTTGCTATCCCATTCGATCCGGCCACGGATGTAATCCTCGATCACGATGGTTGAATCCTTTGGCACTTTCTGCCGGATAACGTAAGGTCTGCCCTCGGCGAGAGCGGCTTCAACTGCCGACGGTTCTGCATCCCGCCACTTTCCGCCGTAATAGCCGATCGGGAGCTTGTTGATCTGTTGATACTCCCGCATTTCGGTCAGCTCCTCGGGAGTATCGAAGGCGTAATACGCCATCCCCTTGGCAAGAAGTTGATCGATCAATTCCTGATAAATGCCCAGCTCTTTGCGCTCGCTTTGGCGATACGGTTCGTGAGGGCCACCGACGCCAAACCCCTCTTGCCACTCGATGTTCAACCAGCGAAGGCTCTCGACGATTTCATCTTCACAGCCCGGCACCAATCTCGCACGATCGGTATCTTCGATTCGCAGAATGTGAACCCCGCCAAAGTGCTTTGCCAGCAAATGCTTGAAGAGTGCATCTCGAATATTGCCAACGTGGGGACTTCCGGTTGGACTAGGGGCATAGCGAACGCGTACAGACATATTTTTTACCTTCATAATGTACCTGCGTGAACCCCAAACAGGCTAACTCGCGTATTATCTGATCGGACCCACGGGATGAGTACAGGCAACAGCAACTTTGACTGGTTTTACATTGGACAATTTGGCCAACTTGGTCCGTTGTCAGAGGAGCAGATGATCGAGCTGATCCGGGACGAGGTCGTGAAGCCGGAGACTTACGTCTGGAAGGCTGGCATGGCAGATTGGGTTCGGGCGCAATCCATTCCGCAATTTGTGGGCACCTTCCCTTCCGGTTCTGGTCATGTGCCGCCGCCACAGCCCTTGATCCAGCAGCCAACGCCAGCGCCCTCGCCGACCATTCCAAGCTGGACACAAACTCCTCAACCACCGCAGCCAATGATGCACCACGTGCCCCACGCGCTGGTGCCGTACAGCGACAAATCCCGGATCGCTGCAGGAGTTTTGAACCTATTTCTGCCCGGTGTCGGGAGGATGTACCTCGGGTTTGTCACGGTGGGGATCATTCAGTTCTTGACTTCGTTCTGCTTTGGAATCGGAGCCCTTTG
This genomic window contains:
- a CDS encoding NAD(P)-dependent oxidoreductase, which gives rise to MKIGFIGLGTMGAPMAKHLRAAGHDLVVWNRTKAKTAPLVAEGAEAVETPLALAQICDVIILCVNRSEDVQDLVAKMMPVAKPGALFIDHSTIHPRVATEIHDELAKAGFGFVDAPITGGSMGANNGTLTIFCGGNEAEVARAKPILDAYAKRVERVGGPGMGQMMKMANQIAVGGALVALCESLAFAQKAGLDLEQAHELLKGGAAGSWAFDNYGPKILQQDWTPGFSIKNQRKDFGYCKEAAEDIGMDVPATNLVDQLLERLDNLGRGEQTTAALFDAYISGEELN
- a CDS encoding glutamate--tRNA ligase, which produces MSVRVRYAPSPTGSPHVGNIRDALFKHLLAKHFGGVHILRIEDTDRARLVPGCEDEIVESLRWLNIEWQEGFGVGGPHEPYRQSERKELGIYQELIDQLLAKGMAYYAFDTPEELTEMREYQQINKLPIGYYGGKWRDAEPSAVEAALAEGRPYVIRQKVPKDSTIVIEDYIRGRIEWDSNTVDDPVLIKGDGMPTYHFAAMVDDHLMGITHIMRGEEWISSAPKHAALFDAFGWDRPVFCHCPVIKGKDGSKLSKRHGDTRVLDFRSAGFLPQALCNFVVLIGWAPGGDRELMSGKELEEAFTLDGLQPSPGVFDMDKLTWMNGHYIRALGVEELLAEIESFLSNPETKEYWSREANVESGTWQKLELLKSAISENRAYVEKVLPLEQERVQTLAQFGEACQFFFVDEVEFDPKATEKWFIGQEHVGPMFDAFIESLTGMDSISHDDCEKLVKDYAAKIGLEKIGPVVHPTRVALTGKTAGPGLFDLMSVLGPERMVARFKRAKSMLR
- a CDS encoding DUF4339 domain-containing protein, which codes for MSTGNSNFDWFYIGQFGQLGPLSEEQMIELIRDEVVKPETYVWKAGMADWVRAQSIPQFVGTFPSGSGHVPPPQPLIQQPTPAPSPTIPSWTQTPQPPQPMMHHVPHALVPYSDKSRIAAGVLNLFLPGVGRMYLGFVTVGIIQFLTSFCFGIGALWSIIDGILFLTRQNNTDVRGRVLKD